One window of Catonella massiliensis genomic DNA carries:
- a CDS encoding heavy metal translocating P-type ATPase, translating into MNKKQKKMLIRILITIVLLVALNLLHIKGVINLGLYLVTYVIIGYDILKKAGIGMLNRRVFDDNFLMVVATIGAFALAIYEKSADYNEAIAVMLFYQIGELFQSYAVRRSRKNISELMDIRPDYANLLEDGQISRVSPDEVAIGSVIVVQPGEKVPLDGVIIEGNSSLNTSALTGESLPRDVKEGDEIISGCININGVLKVSTTKEFGESTVSKILELVENSGTRKSKSEKFISKFAMVYTPFVCYSALALAFIPPLVRMFFLNLSPDFDVWVYRALTFLVISCPCALVISVPLSFFAGIGGASKEGILVKGSNFLETLSQTKIVAFDKTGTLTKGVFEVSAVHHSEMENARLIEYAALAECASSHPISKSLKMAYGKEIDRSRVTDIEEISGEGVLAKVDGSDVAVGNGKLMERLNIPYHECHLSGTIVHMAINGEYSGHIVISDVVKPNAKTAIDELKKAGVRKTIMLTGDRKKAAEQVAELLSVDEVYSELLPADKVSKVEELLSGKSDREKLAFVGDGINDAPVLTRADIGIAMGAMGSDAAIEAADVVLMDDNPMQIAKAIKISKKCLGIVYQNIVFALVIKFGCLFLGAIGIANMWFAIFADVGVMVIAVLNAIRALRVKDL; encoded by the coding sequence ATGAATAAGAAACAGAAAAAAATGCTCATCAGAATACTTATTACAATAGTCCTTCTTGTGGCGCTGAACCTGCTCCACATTAAGGGAGTGATAAACTTAGGTCTCTACCTTGTGACATATGTCATAATCGGCTATGACATACTTAAAAAAGCAGGAATAGGGATGCTAAACAGGAGGGTATTTGATGATAACTTCCTGATGGTAGTTGCTACAATTGGAGCCTTTGCCTTGGCTATCTATGAGAAGAGTGCAGACTATAATGAGGCGATTGCAGTTATGCTGTTCTATCAGATAGGAGAGCTTTTCCAAAGCTATGCAGTGAGAAGGAGCCGTAAAAATATCAGCGAGCTTATGGACATCCGCCCTGACTATGCGAATCTTTTGGAAGACGGTCAGATTAGCCGGGTATCCCCTGATGAGGTAGCCATAGGAAGTGTAATTGTAGTTCAGCCCGGAGAAAAGGTACCTCTTGACGGCGTCATTATAGAGGGGAATTCAAGCCTCAATACCAGTGCACTCACAGGAGAGAGCCTGCCAAGAGATGTTAAAGAGGGTGATGAGATTATAAGTGGCTGTATTAATATAAATGGAGTGCTAAAGGTTAGTACAACCAAGGAGTTTGGTGAGTCTACAGTGTCTAAGATACTGGAGCTTGTGGAGAATAGTGGGACTAGAAAGTCAAAGTCTGAGAAGTTCATTTCAAAGTTTGCAATGGTGTACACTCCTTTTGTATGCTATAGCGCACTTGCACTTGCTTTTATCCCTCCGCTTGTGAGAATGTTTTTCTTAAACCTTTCCCCTGACTTTGATGTATGGGTATATAGGGCACTTACCTTTCTTGTAATAAGCTGTCCCTGTGCCTTAGTAATAAGTGTACCTCTTAGCTTCTTTGCAGGAATAGGTGGTGCAAGCAAGGAGGGCATACTGGTAAAAGGCTCGAACTTCCTTGAAACCCTGTCTCAGACTAAGATTGTGGCCTTTGACAAGACAGGAACTCTGACTAAGGGAGTGTTTGAGGTGAGTGCAGTTCATCACAGTGAGATGGAAAATGCTAGGCTTATAGAGTATGCAGCCCTTGCAGAATGCGCCTCCTCCCACCCAATCAGCAAGAGCCTTAAAATGGCTTATGGAAAGGAAATTGACAGGTCTCGTGTGACGGATATCGAAGAGATAAGCGGAGAGGGAGTACTTGCAAAGGTTGACGGAAGTGATGTAGCTGTAGGCAATGGAAAGCTGATGGAGAGACTTAATATTCCTTACCATGAATGTCATTTATCAGGAACCATAGTACATATGGCTATTAATGGAGAATACTCAGGACATATTGTAATATCTGACGTAGTGAAGCCTAATGCTAAGACCGCTATAGATGAGCTAAAAAAAGCCGGAGTAAGAAAGACAATAATGCTAACCGGAGACAGGAAGAAAGCTGCAGAGCAGGTGGCAGAGCTTCTTAGTGTAGACGAGGTATACAGCGAGCTTCTTCCTGCAGACAAGGTATCAAAGGTTGAAGAGCTTTTGAGTGGGAAGTCAGACAGGGAAAAGCTTGCCTTTGTGGGTGATGGAATAAACGATGCTCCTGTGCTTACAAGGGCAGACATAGGTATAGCCATGGGTGCTATGGGCTCAGATGCTGCGATAGAGGCAGCAGATGTAGTGCTGATGGATGACAACCCTATGCAGATAGCAAAGGCAATTAAAATCTCCAAAAAATGCCTTGGAATAGTGTATCAGAACATTGTATTTGCACTTGTAATCAAGTTTGGCTGTCTCTTCCTTGGTGCTATAGGAATAGCAAATATGTGGTTTGCAATCTTTGCTGATGTAGGTGTAATGGTGATTGCGGTGTTAAATGCTATAAGGGCTTTGAGGGTTAAGGATTTGTAG
- a CDS encoding alpha/beta hydrolase produces the protein MLNQTIPIKVNGSEAKLYTYLLDNSKEIDIYRERPLALICPGGGYGFTSDREAEAVAIQYLARGFHACVLRYSVAPAEFPQALCELAISVAHIREHAKEYHVNKDKIVIVGFSAGGHLAASLGVFWDKEWLSKETGLSCEDIRPNGLILSYPVITSGTKTHGGSITNLMGKKESPELKELLSLENQVTANVPPTFIWHTLTDSAVPVQNSLLFAEALINNKVSVELHIFPTGEHGLALANEETAAKGTSSGINKRCEDWMELSCDWLQQLG, from the coding sequence ATGTTAAATCAGACTATTCCAATCAAAGTAAATGGTAGTGAGGCTAAACTTTATACCTATCTGCTTGATAATTCGAAGGAAATCGATATATACAGAGAAAGGCCTTTAGCCTTAATATGTCCGGGTGGAGGCTATGGTTTCACTTCTGACAGAGAGGCAGAGGCAGTAGCTATTCAGTATCTTGCAAGAGGCTTTCACGCCTGCGTTCTTAGATACAGCGTTGCCCCGGCTGAATTCCCTCAAGCATTGTGTGAGCTTGCCATAAGCGTTGCTCATATAAGAGAGCATGCAAAAGAATATCATGTAAATAAAGATAAAATTGTAATTGTCGGTTTTTCCGCAGGAGGGCATCTTGCTGCAAGTCTTGGTGTGTTTTGGGATAAAGAGTGGCTAAGTAAGGAAACAGGTTTATCCTGTGAAGATATCAGGCCAAATGGGCTTATTCTCTCATATCCCGTTATAACTTCAGGTACAAAGACTCATGGAGGCAGTATCACAAACCTCATGGGCAAAAAGGAGAGCCCTGAGCTTAAAGAACTCCTAAGCTTAGAAAATCAAGTCACCGCCAATGTTCCTCCGACATTTATTTGGCATACACTGACTGATTCCGCTGTTCCTGTGCAGAACTCTCTTTTATTTGCTGAAGCACTGATAAACAACAAAGTGTCCGTTGAGCTGCATATTTTCCCGACAGGCGAACATGGTCTTGCCCTTGCAAATGAGGAGACTGCCGCCAAGGGAACAAGTTCCGGTATAAACAAACGCTGTGAGGACTGGATGGAGCTATCCTGTGACTGGCTTCAGCAGTTAGGGTAA
- a CDS encoding IS30 family transposase, which yields MSKYLHLSLGMRSDIEVMLAKKLSFNSIAQALGKDSTTISKEIRKNIIIEQKGGYGRSFNDCIKAAEKTCTKKHTCGRCLSKSRNCMSCGKCIPLCDEYVKRICPLLLKPPYVCNGCQDRNKCRLEKRFYRAKEADNRYRKTLSVSRTGVNITVEEIKHLDGIVSPLLLKGQSIRHIFNNHSDEIMISDKTLYSYVNNSLFTARNIDMPRTVRMSPRKNKSKTLKVDKGCRNGRTYKDFVKYINEHPDSIICEGDSVEGKKGGKVLLTLFFVQQNLQLAFLRDYNDARSVTHIFEKLYIELRSDIFGKIFYVLLLDNGSEFSNPEALEYDMQGNRRLRVFYCNPASPYQKGGCENNHEMIRRIIPKGVDFSNYTQEDINLMMSHINSYSRAKFGNRSPYDVFAFQYGKKILKSLGIQKISPDEITLTPKLLKR from the coding sequence ATGAGCAAATATTTACATCTTTCTTTAGGCATGCGTTCCGATATAGAGGTTATGCTGGCTAAAAAATTAAGTTTCAATAGTATTGCGCAGGCCTTAGGAAAAGATAGTACGACCATTTCTAAAGAAATAAGGAAAAATATAATTATTGAACAAAAAGGCGGGTATGGGAGGTCTTTTAATGACTGCATAAAAGCGGCAGAAAAAACCTGCACAAAGAAGCACACCTGCGGCAGATGTTTAAGCAAAAGCAGGAACTGCATGAGCTGTGGTAAATGTATACCGTTATGTGATGAGTACGTTAAACGCATCTGTCCTCTTCTACTTAAGCCACCTTATGTATGTAACGGATGCCAAGATAGAAATAAGTGCCGTCTGGAAAAAAGATTTTATAGGGCAAAGGAGGCAGATAACAGGTACAGGAAAACATTATCCGTGTCAAGAACAGGTGTTAACATAACCGTGGAAGAAATTAAACATTTAGACGGAATAGTGAGTCCGCTTTTGCTAAAAGGACAGTCCATAAGACATATTTTTAATAACCATTCCGATGAAATCATGATTTCTGATAAAACACTTTATTCATATGTTAACAACAGCCTGTTTACCGCCAGAAACATTGATATGCCACGCACTGTAAGAATGAGTCCAAGAAAAAATAAAAGCAAGACATTAAAGGTAGACAAGGGCTGCAGAAACGGCAGGACTTACAAAGACTTTGTGAAATATATAAACGAACACCCTGACTCTATCATATGTGAAGGTGACAGTGTGGAAGGAAAAAAAGGTGGTAAGGTACTTCTTACGCTATTCTTCGTACAGCAGAACTTACAGCTTGCTTTTCTTAGAGACTACAATGATGCCAGATCTGTTACACATATATTTGAAAAGCTCTACATTGAGCTTAGGTCGGACATTTTCGGGAAAATATTCTATGTACTGCTCCTTGATAACGGAAGTGAGTTCTCAAATCCTGAAGCACTTGAATACGATATGCAGGGAAATAGAAGGCTTAGGGTATTTTACTGTAATCCTGCCTCTCCTTATCAGAAAGGCGGTTGTGAAAATAATCATGAAATGATAAGAAGAATAATACCAAAAGGTGTGGACTTTAGTAATTACACACAAGAAGACATAAACCTAATGATGAGCCATATCAATTCTTATTCTAGAGCGAAGTTTGGAAACAGGAGCCCTTATGATGTTTTTGCGTTTCAATATGGCAAAAAAATATTAAAGAGCTTAGGAATACAAAAAATTTCCCCAGATGAAATTACCCTAACCCCTAAGCTCCTAAAGAGATAA
- a CDS encoding DUF2004 domain-containing protein, with product MNLKSNNYPTIEYEKGEEIFLSPEEINSSFYFDVEEELTSNDEAMAIVASIIDEVDTLVEAAKDFLKNTLSNEENEYYGTVAYFMEYHRDEMDADTVLELFPSSNVDTITFIEMVDFLKMIRFGSLIDNKTNQQAFIMDLSFNPELTDELMVIYFNLEKQVFYVTHES from the coding sequence ATGAATTTAAAAAGTAATAATTATCCAACCATTGAATATGAAAAAGGAGAAGAAATTTTTTTGTCACCAGAGGAAATTAATAGTTCTTTTTACTTTGATGTTGAAGAGGAATTAACCTCAAATGATGAAGCTATGGCGATTGTAGCCTCTATTATAGATGAAGTGGATACATTAGTAGAAGCAGCTAAAGATTTTTTGAAAAATACATTATCGAATGAGGAAAATGAATACTATGGCACTGTTGCATATTTTATGGAATATCATAGAGATGAAATGGATGCTGATACGGTATTGGAGCTGTTTCCTTCAAGTAATGTTGATACAATAACATTTATAGAAATGGTAGATTTTTTAAAAATGATACGTTTTGGGAGCTTAATTGATAATAAAACAAATCAGCAAGCTTTTATTATGGATTTAAGTTTTAATCCGGAATTAACAGATGAACTGATGGTTATTTATTTTAATTTAGAAAAACAGGTATTTTATGTAACACATGAAAGTTAA
- a CDS encoding RNA polymerase sigma factor has product MFFVAQDLLKNNSDAEECENDTYLGLWKSIPPAEPKNFKAFCLKITRNLAMKKLDYYRAEKRDFAKTIYYEDVLNEVSDLELHIRDDKESDLSQCIDEFLGRLKKKKRIIFVLRYWQLMSVKEITEECGMSKSQVETILCRIRKQLGSWLIERKFYHE; this is encoded by the coding sequence CTGTTTTTTGTTGCACAAGACCTTCTTAAGAATAATTCTGATGCAGAAGAATGTGAGAATGACACCTACTTAGGATTATGGAAGTCAATACCGCCAGCAGAGCCTAAAAACTTTAAAGCATTTTGTCTTAAGATAACAAGAAACCTTGCCATGAAAAAACTTGATTATTATCGGGCAGAGAAGCGGGACTTTGCTAAAACAATATATTATGAGGATGTATTAAATGAAGTTTCTGATTTAGAACTTCATATAAGGGATGACAAAGAATCTGATTTGTCACAATGCATAGATGAGTTTCTTGGAAGATTGAAAAAGAAAAAGAGGATAATCTTTGTTTTAAGGTATTGGCAGCTGATGAGTGTAAAAGAAATTACAGAAGAGTGTGGAATGTCAAAAAGTCAGGTAGAAACTATACTTTGCAGAATCAGAAAGCAATTAGGGAGCTGGTTGATAGAAAGGAAGTTTTATCATGAGTGA
- a CDS encoding DUF4179 domain-containing protein: MSDYKFLNAVGNISDEYLLEALSYRERKKMVKYFSKAAAAILLAIIITGLSLNVFMPIYARNLPFVGNAFAFIQDRLHTGGAYSNYAFKIGDKVTDNGITMTMSEAYCDGVNLYVSFVIESETAFDTWTTDEYIKSQLNYDGTMYIESSEGRKPLNDSGLTGLEGKFTDAFTFVGVKSFSLSGAVFPDKFMLDMKINSVSLITGKADTEYVKGDWHFAPSINVNSGDVVTYEINKEAKGHTIDKIVVTPIYVTIYTSYPDIYGDTTSYEVRTYTDGYADEDISSQGEYGRTSGITQIPRIRVNNDLHIYVVDSPTLGEDGLACGTQKVSEENAIVSADITIDK; this comes from the coding sequence ATGAGTGATTATAAATTTCTCAATGCTGTGGGAAATATCAGTGATGAATATTTGTTGGAGGCATTGTCTTATCGTGAAAGAAAAAAGATGGTTAAATATTTTAGCAAAGCAGCCGCAGCTATTTTGTTGGCAATAATTATTACAGGACTATCACTTAATGTGTTTATGCCGATATATGCAAGAAATCTTCCTTTTGTCGGAAATGCGTTTGCTTTTATCCAAGACAGGCTTCATACAGGTGGTGCGTACTCGAACTATGCCTTTAAGATAGGAGACAAAGTTACTGATAATGGAATAACCATGACAATGTCGGAAGCATACTGTGATGGTGTTAATTTATATGTAAGCTTTGTTATAGAAAGTGAAACTGCTTTTGACACATGGACAACAGATGAATATATAAAAAGCCAGTTAAACTATGATGGAACAATGTATATTGAGAGCAGTGAGGGACGAAAGCCACTGAATGATTCCGGCTTAACCGGTTTAGAAGGTAAGTTTACAGATGCTTTTACTTTTGTAGGTGTAAAATCTTTTTCGTTAAGTGGGGCTGTTTTTCCGGATAAGTTTATGCTTGATATGAAAATAAACTCTGTAAGCTTAATTACCGGAAAGGCAGACACAGAGTATGTAAAAGGGGATTGGCATTTTGCTCCGTCAATAAATGTAAATTCGGGTGATGTTGTAACTTATGAAATTAATAAAGAGGCAAAAGGCCATACTATTGATAAGATTGTTGTTACTCCGATCTATGTAACAATATACACCTCTTATCCTGATATTTATGGTGACACAACGAGTTATGAAGTCCGGACTTATACAGATGGATATGCAGATGAAGATATATCAAGTCAGGGAGAATATGGTCGTACTTCCGGTATTACACAGATTCCAAGAATCCGCGTAAATAATGACCTGCATATATATGTGGTAGACAGCCCTACTTTAGGTGAGGACGGTTTAGCCTGTGGGACACAAAAAGTATCAGAGGAAAACGCTATAGTTTCAGCTGATATTACGATAGATAAATAG
- a CDS encoding IS1634 family transposase has protein sequence MKQHVNITFSRKSMEYQRFIRNRQIERAKSILDKMDPDEYKKGPNDVTRFIKKVGKVKITYEIDNDRIREEEKYDGFYAIATNLDDDVKDIIAINEQRYQIEDCFRILKTDFSSRPYFHRNIGRIIAHFMICYTALLIYRLLEVKLNSFNKEIYPTTHNIVETMQNMQVANISDMAYVSQYTGSKALTALEGVFALGLDRKNFLPKDLNKKCRKKF, from the coding sequence CTGAAGCAGCATGTAAATATAACGTTTTCAAGAAAAAGTATGGAATATCAGAGATTTATCAGAAACCGCCAGATTGAAAGAGCAAAGTCAATCCTTGATAAAATGGATCCTGATGAATACAAGAAGGGACCAAATGACGTAACGCGCTTTATAAAGAAAGTTGGTAAAGTTAAAATCACATACGAAATTGACAATGACAGAATCCGTGAAGAGGAAAAGTATGACGGTTTCTACGCCATAGCAACAAATTTAGATGACGATGTCAAAGACATCATCGCAATAAACGAACAGAGATATCAGATTGAAGACTGCTTTAGGATACTTAAAACAGACTTTTCATCAAGACCGTACTTCCACAGGAATATAGGAAGAATAATTGCCCACTTCATGATTTGTTATACAGCCCTGCTGATTTACAGGTTACTGGAAGTCAAACTGAATTCATTCAATAAAGAAATCTACCCCACAACACACAACATAGTTGAAACAATGCAGAATATGCAGGTAGCAAATATCTCTGACATGGCATATGTGTCACAATATACCGGTTCCAAAGCACTGACAGCACTGGAAGGAGTATTCGCCCTTGGTCTTGACCGCAAAAACTTCCTACCGAAAGACCTTAATAAAAAATGTCGTAAAAAATTTTAA
- a CDS encoding DUF1284 domain-containing protein: protein MLTNLENNPIVCITSQTDAICSKCPHNLQGICEAEKKVTGYDTEVLKRCGFKDGVVMPYLDFKKEVYEKILLLSKREEICGNC from the coding sequence ATGCTAACAAATCTGGAGAATAATCCCATAGTCTGTATTACTTCACAGACAGATGCGATTTGCTCAAAATGCCCTCATAATTTACAGGGAATCTGTGAAGCAGAAAAGAAAGTTACCGGATATGACACAGAAGTTCTTAAAAGATGTGGATTTAAGGATGGAGTTGTTATGCCATATTTAGATTTTAAGAAAGAAGTTTATGAAAAAATTTTACTTTTAAGCAAGCGTGAAGAAATTTGTGGTAATTGCTAG
- a CDS encoding PD-(D/E)XK nuclease family protein → MSNSKVKDLLKIVDQRRKIDMARETSAYNILAVIDEERNEAQAHSKIMYFLLDKVYNENGENDFLNLFLKEIKVPKKYTECLWKVYREYVFEEGRIDFVIETENFLIVIEMKIDAEDGYRQLESFLYTINRSRD, encoded by the coding sequence ATGAGCAATAGCAAAGTGAAAGATTTATTAAAAATCGTAGACCAAAGAAGAAAAATTGATATGGCAAGAGAAACATCAGCTTACAATATTCTTGCAGTAATCGACGAAGAACGAAATGAAGCACAGGCTCACTCAAAAATAATGTATTTTTTGTTAGACAAAGTTTATAATGAAAATGGAGAAAACGATTTTTTAAACTTATTTCTGAAAGAGATTAAAGTACCGAAAAAATATACTGAATGCTTATGGAAAGTATACAGAGAATATGTTTTTGAAGAAGGGAGAATAGATTTTGTAATTGAAACTGAAAATTTTTTGATAGTTATTGAGATGAAAATAGATGCAGAAGATGGATATAGACAGTTAGAAAGCTTCCTGTATACTATAAATAGGTCAAGAGATTGA
- a CDS encoding IS110 family RNA-guided transposase produces the protein MNIKGTKKKNQVVTANIFEQQELLKKAEVIKENLTASTWRELETNGKFDKNKKLSFISDDMLILGCDVGSETHYVRAIDTRGRELSKSAYSFNNDYEGFQSAKEWAVKIAAEHDKSQIVLGLEPTGHYWFCLATWMIANGISVVQVNPYAVKQTKEVEDNSQLKDDRKDPKLIANLVKDGNFGMPYLPEKIYAELRRLSMFRDQLNEDRIRTINRMHREMKIYFPEYKEALGKVDGAFSLELLKEAPFPDELTALGEEGIRQIWHAAKLRGRGYSRAREILQYAKASVGIKDGSIASKVAVKWFVQKIMELDVELAVIENQINQKCQEIPHTGNVLEISGIGENTLSGILAEMGDISRFDDVKEIQKLSGLGLVACSSGKHKGETKISHRGRKRLRYWLFQAAKSAVAHAEEFKELHMYYTTRADNPLKKMQSLIVIACKLLRIIYTILNTGTKYAPKKMLMDIRRPENKESTAA, from the coding sequence ATGAATATTAAAGGCACAAAGAAAAAAAATCAAGTAGTAACAGCAAATATTTTTGAACAGCAGGAGCTTTTGAAAAAAGCGGAGGTGATTAAGGAAAATCTCACAGCTTCAACCTGGCGTGAGTTGGAAACCAATGGTAAGTTCGATAAAAATAAAAAACTCTCTTTTATCAGCGATGACATGCTTATCTTGGGATGTGATGTAGGCAGCGAAACGCACTATGTGAGAGCAATTGATACCAGAGGACGGGAACTCAGTAAGTCCGCATATTCTTTCAACAATGATTATGAGGGATTCCAGAGTGCAAAAGAATGGGCAGTAAAGATAGCTGCTGAACATGATAAGAGTCAGATAGTACTTGGCTTAGAGCCGACCGGTCACTACTGGTTCTGCCTTGCTACCTGGATGATTGCAAATGGAATCAGTGTTGTTCAGGTAAACCCTTATGCTGTTAAGCAGACAAAGGAGGTTGAAGATAACAGCCAGCTCAAGGATGACAGGAAGGATCCAAAACTGATAGCAAATCTTGTCAAGGATGGCAACTTTGGTATGCCATATCTTCCAGAAAAAATCTATGCTGAACTTCGTAGGTTATCCATGTTCAGAGACCAACTGAATGAAGACAGAATTCGAACAATCAACCGGATGCACAGGGAGATGAAGATATATTTCCCGGAGTATAAGGAAGCATTGGGAAAAGTCGATGGAGCATTTAGCCTTGAACTGCTGAAAGAGGCACCATTTCCGGATGAACTGACCGCACTTGGAGAAGAAGGGATAAGACAGATTTGGCATGCTGCTAAACTTAGAGGACGCGGGTACAGCAGAGCCAGAGAAATCTTACAGTACGCAAAAGCAAGTGTTGGGATTAAGGATGGATCTATTGCAAGCAAGGTAGCTGTAAAGTGGTTCGTGCAGAAAATCATGGAACTGGATGTTGAACTTGCTGTTATAGAGAACCAGATCAACCAGAAATGTCAGGAGATACCGCATACAGGTAACGTTCTGGAGATATCTGGGATTGGAGAAAATACACTTTCCGGTATTCTTGCAGAGATGGGAGATATTTCAAGATTTGATGATGTTAAGGAAATACAGAAATTAAGCGGATTAGGCCTTGTGGCATGCAGTTCAGGAAAGCATAAGGGAGAAACCAAAATCAGTCATAGAGGACGCAAACGACTCAGATATTGGTTATTCCAGGCAGCAAAGTCAGCAGTGGCCCATGCAGAGGAATTCAAAGAACTCCATATGTATTATACGACACGAGCCGATAATCCGTTGAAAAAGATGCAGTCATTGATTGTGATAGCCTGCAAGCTTCTGAGGATTATCTATACGATTCTGAATACTGGTACGAAATATGCTCCGAAGAAGATGTTGATGGACATCAGACGTCCGGAAAATAAGGAATCGACTGCAGCGTAA
- a CDS encoding PD-(D/E)XK nuclease family protein produces the protein MGRYDKFCKKKGKDYLIYYLTLNGSMPEKQSIGRMNSEKLCLISFEKHILNWLQACMYIVDNNSYSYSFVKQYDASVRHMLELEDEVMKVKDLIISTDMAKTALLIKNGFDEKMKELPEELLKNTTKILKRKSKLDIQLYDNFVDIYIDEIEYRKKTYYLLFELVIDHNLYACFGFCEYRERFLLQTEAEKLFPKFYKSCIKQIEELNLPQLHYSPRSVWFYIENTKGCKLNFKENSDSVLELIDEMDVQSKYIGENIFYNVLKPLSGYMKN, from the coding sequence ATAGGAAGGTATGATAAATTTTGTAAGAAAAAAGGGAAAGATTATCTCATATATTATTTAACATTGAATGGAAGTATGCCTGAAAAACAAAGCATAGGGAGAATGAATAGTGAAAAGCTTTGCTTAATAAGCTTTGAAAAGCATATTTTGAATTGGCTTCAAGCCTGTATGTACATAGTTGACAATAACAGTTATAGTTACTCTTTTGTAAAACAATATGATGCATCAGTCAGGCATATGCTTGAGCTTGAAGATGAGGTGATGAAGGTGAAAGATTTAATAATAAGTACAGATATGGCAAAGACAGCATTACTTATCAAAAATGGATTTGATGAAAAAATGAAAGAACTTCCTGAGGAATTATTAAAAAATACAACAAAGATTTTAAAACGTAAAAGTAAATTAGATATACAACTTTATGATAATTTTGTTGATATTTACATTGATGAAATAGAATATAGAAAAAAGACATATTATTTATTATTCGAATTGGTCATAGATCATAATCTTTACGCCTGCTTTGGATTTTGTGAATATAGAGAGAGATTTTTGCTACAAACTGAAGCTGAAAAGCTATTTCCTAAATTTTATAAAAGCTGTATAAAACAGATAGAAGAACTAAATCTGCCTCAATTACATTATTCCCCTCGTTCTGTATGGTTTTATATCGAAAATACAAAAGGCTGTAAATTGAATTTTAAGGAAAACAGTGATTCGGTGCTAGAACTTATAGATGAGATGGATGTACAAAGTAAGTATATTGGAGAAAATATATTTTACAATGTATTAAAACCTTTGTCAGGTTATATGAAAAATTAA
- a CDS encoding RpnC/YadD family protein: protein MEYCVDNDILKDILLVKKKEVEDIMMTVFSQEQAMEFVLKARYREGIKQGIEQGKSMGKYENSLQIVKKMKDSKMDNELIMKFTGLSEDEVSKL from the coding sequence ATGGAGTATTGTGTAGATAATGATATACTAAAGGATATACTTTTAGTAAAGAAGAAGGAGGTCGAAGACATTATGATGACTGTATTTTCGCAAGAGCAGGCAATGGAATTTGTATTAAAAGCAAGATATAGAGAAGGGATAAAGCAAGGAATAGAACAAGGCAAATCGATGGGTAAATATGAAAACTCATTACAAATTGTAAAGAAAATGAAGGATAGCAAGATGGACAATGAACTTATAATGAAATTTACCGGACTTAGTGAAGATGAGGTGTCTAAGCTATAG